A region of Moorena producens PAL-8-15-08-1 DNA encodes the following proteins:
- a CDS encoding response regulator, with the protein MNKILVIEDEIFIRENLIELLEIEGFEAQGAENGVEGVQLVQQEPPDLILCDVMMPELDGYGVLEVLRQDPATAKIPFMFLTASADRSNIQKIRELGIHDYILKPFNVDKFLDVISNRLAEHKQT; encoded by the coding sequence ATGAATAAAATCTTGGTAATTGAGGACGAGATTTTTATTCGAGAAAATCTGATCGAACTCCTTGAAATTGAAGGGTTTGAAGCTCAGGGTGCTGAAAATGGTGTTGAAGGTGTACAGTTGGTTCAACAAGAACCACCAGATTTAATTTTGTGCGATGTAATGATGCCTGAACTAGATGGATATGGGGTATTGGAGGTACTACGTCAAGATCCAGCCACAGCCAAAATTCCTTTTATGTTTCTTACGGCTAGTGCAGATCGCAGCAATATTCAGAAGATCAGAGAACTAGGCATTCATGACTATATTCTTAAGCCATTTAATGTGGATAAATTTTTGGATGTGATCTCAAATCGGCTAGCGGAACACAAGCAAACATAG
- a CDS encoding ABC transporter permease, which translates to MKRYVSVLQLFWSTALTAELEYRLNFAIATLSSLGNLAGSLFGLFLFYRTGYTFSGWNWEEALVILGMFTLLQGFSATFLIPNLNRIVDHIQQGTLDFILLKPISSQFWLSWRSVSPWGLPDLIFSMIVIGYAGTRLHLDIGNYLLSVVPLCFGLTSLYSIWFMLGATSIWFIKIYNVTAVLRSMLEAGRYPMVAYPASYRFFFTFVVPVAFLTTVPAEVMLNRSDTFWVVGSGILALGLLLASSIFWQFALRFYTSASS; encoded by the coding sequence ATGAAACGATATGTTAGTGTACTCCAGTTGTTCTGGAGTACTGCGCTCACTGCTGAACTGGAATATCGGTTAAATTTTGCGATCGCTACCTTGAGCAGCCTAGGAAACCTGGCTGGTAGCCTATTCGGTCTATTCTTATTTTACCGGACTGGCTACACCTTTTCAGGCTGGAATTGGGAAGAAGCCCTGGTAATACTAGGGATGTTCACGTTACTACAGGGGTTTTCTGCCACGTTCCTGATTCCCAATCTCAACCGGATTGTGGATCACATCCAGCAAGGAACCCTTGATTTTATCCTACTCAAGCCCATTAGTTCTCAGTTCTGGCTGTCTTGGCGAAGTGTCAGCCCTTGGGGGTTACCAGACTTAATCTTCTCAATGATAGTAATAGGCTACGCTGGTACACGCCTACACTTAGATATCGGCAACTATTTGTTGAGTGTAGTGCCACTATGTTTTGGGTTGACTAGCCTCTATAGCATCTGGTTTATGCTGGGAGCAACAAGCATTTGGTTTATCAAAATCTACAATGTCACCGCTGTTCTGCGCAGTATGCTAGAAGCTGGTCGATATCCCATGGTAGCTTATCCGGCTAGCTATCGGTTTTTCTTTACCTTTGTAGTGCCAGTAGCATTCCTGACTACCGTACCAGCAGAAGTGATGTTGAATCGCAGTGATACCTTTTGGGTAGTAGGTTCCGGTATTCTAGCCCTAGGATTGCTGTTAGCTTCGAGCATTTTTTGGCAGTTTGCCCTGCGTTTTTATACCAGTGCTTCTAGTTAG
- the uvrC gene encoding excinuclease ABC subunit UvrC, with the protein MSSKPLIQDPEPLESRLKEIPLEPGVYLMRDHSASILYIGKSRKLRTRVRSYFRYSQPLSPRIAMMVGQVTDIEFIVTDTEAEALALEANLIKQHQPYYNVLLKDDKKYPYVAITWSEDYPRIFITRKRRMGNKHDKYYGPYVDVKLLRNTLALVKQVFPIRQRPKPLFKDRPCLNYDLGRCPGVCQKLITPEEYRQTIQEIAMVFQGRTGELIEMLTANMEQAAESLNFELAARIRDQITGLKSLSTDQKVALPDDTVSRDAIALAADAKHACIQLFQIRAGHLVGRLGFFADVAPQGNGPIELGAILQRVLEEHYQTADAVEIPTEILVQHPLPDGEMLADYLSLRKGRNVTILTPQRQTKAELIEMVKRNANYELERTQRLVDRNTKAMEDLANILDLPDLPRRIEGYDISHIQGSNAVASQVVFLDGTSAKQHYRHYKIKNPNITVGHSDDFASLAEVIRRRFRKSQLEPEPADSISSTINNQHSTLRKDWPDLVMIDGGKGQLSAVVAVLQELNLQEEVPVVSLAKQYEELFLPEQPFPLNTEPEQPGVQLLRRVRDEAHRFAVNFHRKQRTTQLHRSRLDEIPGLGFQRQKQLLAHFNSIDYIRNASVKQLAEVPGIGLHLSKEIYHYFHP; encoded by the coding sequence ATGAGTTCTAAACCATTAATCCAAGATCCAGAACCCTTGGAAAGCCGATTGAAAGAAATTCCCCTGGAACCAGGGGTTTATTTGATGCGCGACCATAGCGCTAGTATTCTCTATATCGGCAAATCCCGAAAATTGCGTACGCGAGTCCGTTCCTATTTCCGTTACTCCCAACCCCTCAGTCCTCGCATTGCAATGATGGTGGGACAGGTTACTGATATTGAATTCATCGTAACCGATACCGAAGCGGAAGCCCTAGCTTTGGAAGCCAATCTGATTAAGCAGCACCAACCTTACTACAATGTACTCCTCAAGGATGATAAGAAATATCCTTATGTTGCCATCACTTGGTCAGAGGATTACCCCCGTATCTTCATTACCCGTAAGCGGCGCATGGGGAATAAACACGATAAATACTATGGTCCCTACGTCGATGTTAAGCTATTGCGCAATACTTTAGCTTTGGTCAAACAGGTTTTCCCCATCCGGCAACGCCCTAAACCTCTGTTTAAAGACCGTCCTTGCCTTAACTATGATTTAGGTCGTTGTCCTGGTGTGTGTCAAAAACTAATCACACCGGAAGAGTACCGTCAAACCATCCAGGAAATCGCTATGGTTTTTCAAGGGCGTACTGGGGAACTGATTGAGATGCTGACGGCCAATATGGAACAAGCAGCAGAATCCCTTAACTTTGAGCTAGCAGCCCGAATTAGGGATCAGATTACTGGACTTAAGTCCCTGAGTACAGACCAAAAAGTAGCCTTACCTGACGATACTGTATCACGAGATGCGATCGCACTAGCCGCTGATGCCAAACATGCTTGCATCCAACTATTTCAGATCCGTGCTGGTCACTTAGTCGGGCGATTGGGATTCTTTGCCGATGTAGCCCCTCAAGGGAATGGACCAATAGAACTAGGAGCAATTTTACAACGGGTTTTAGAAGAGCATTACCAAACTGCTGATGCTGTAGAAATCCCTACAGAAATTTTGGTGCAACACCCGTTACCCGATGGGGAGATGTTGGCTGACTATTTGAGCCTGCGCAAAGGTCGAAATGTAACTATACTCACCCCCCAACGGCAAACCAAAGCTGAACTGATTGAAATGGTCAAGCGCAATGCTAACTATGAACTGGAACGCACCCAGCGATTGGTTGACCGCAACACCAAAGCGATGGAGGATTTAGCTAACATTCTCGACTTACCGGATTTACCACGGCGCATAGAAGGGTATGACATTTCCCACATCCAGGGCAGCAATGCAGTGGCTTCTCAGGTAGTATTTCTAGATGGCACATCAGCCAAGCAGCACTACCGTCACTACAAGATCAAAAATCCTAATATCACTGTCGGTCACTCCGATGACTTTGCTAGCCTTGCTGAGGTGATTCGCCGTCGCTTTAGAAAAAGTCAACTCGAACCAGAACCAGCAGATAGTATTAGCTCAACAATCAACAATCAACACTCAACACTCAGAAAAGATTGGCCTGATTTGGTAATGATTGATGGGGGAAAAGGACAGCTGTCAGCAGTTGTAGCAGTATTGCAAGAGCTAAATTTACAAGAAGAAGTGCCTGTGGTAAGCTTAGCTAAACAGTACGAAGAACTATTTTTACCAGAGCAGCCATTTCCTTTAAACACTGAGCCCGAGCAACCAGGGGTGCAACTTTTACGCAGGGTTAGAGATGAGGCTCATCGCTTTGCCGTGAATTTTCATCGCAAACAAAGAACTACTCAGTTACATCGTTCCCGTTTAGATGAGATTCCTGGATTGGGATTTCAGCGCCAAAAACAGTTATTGGCTCACTTTAACTCCATTGATTATATTCGCAACGCATCGGTTAAACAGCTTGCTGAAGTACCAGGCATTGGTTTGCATTTATCTAAGGAAATTTATCACTACTTCCACCCATGA
- a CDS encoding ABC transporter permease, producing MSRAKALKYYIIIRLLLAPLMLWTITTLVFLLLRATPGDPVDAVLGNRAPDSVKEEYRQQLGLADPLWLQYIRYLGSLLRLDLGTSITSQGQKVWEIIQQHFPATVELSVCGMAIAFLVGIGVGTLAASRSGTVWDVGGRLFGIITYSIPLFWMGMVVQLIFSVQLGWFPIGTRYPISLATPEGFTGLYTIDSLFSGNLVQFFTAIYYLALPSITLGLLLSGIFERIVRVNLKQTLKADYVEAARARGIHERRIVFAHALKNAMIPVITVLGLTLAALLGGAVLTEVTFSWPGLGNRLYEAISGRDYPTVQGIMVFFATIVVIASIAIDIVNALIDPRIRY from the coding sequence ATGTCCCGTGCCAAAGCCCTAAAATACTACATAATAATCCGTCTTCTCCTAGCGCCCCTGATGCTATGGACCATTACCACCCTAGTATTTCTTCTGCTGAGAGCTACCCCAGGAGATCCGGTAGATGCTGTGTTAGGGAATCGTGCTCCAGATAGCGTTAAGGAAGAATACCGACAACAATTAGGATTAGCCGACCCGTTGTGGTTGCAGTATATTCGCTACCTAGGATCCTTGCTACGTTTAGACCTAGGTACCTCAATCACCAGCCAAGGTCAAAAAGTCTGGGAGATTATTCAACAACATTTCCCCGCCACTGTTGAACTATCAGTATGCGGCATGGCCATAGCATTCTTAGTTGGTATAGGAGTCGGGACTTTAGCGGCATCCCGTAGCGGAACAGTTTGGGATGTGGGGGGTAGATTATTTGGCATCATTACTTACTCTATCCCTCTGTTTTGGATGGGGATGGTGGTGCAGTTAATTTTCTCTGTTCAGCTGGGTTGGTTTCCCATCGGTACTCGCTATCCCATTAGCTTAGCAACACCAGAAGGGTTTACTGGTCTTTATACAATAGATAGTCTCTTCAGTGGTAATTTGGTTCAGTTTTTCACTGCTATCTATTATTTAGCCTTACCCAGTATTACTTTAGGGCTCTTGTTGAGTGGCATCTTTGAACGGATTGTGCGGGTAAACTTGAAGCAAACTCTCAAGGCTGATTATGTAGAAGCGGCCAGAGCTAGAGGTATTCACGAAAGGCGGATTGTTTTTGCCCATGCTCTGAAAAATGCCATGATTCCTGTGATTACAGTGCTAGGGTTGACCTTAGCTGCTTTGTTAGGTGGAGCAGTGTTGACAGAGGTGACGTTCTCTTGGCCAGGGTTAGGGAATCGGTTGTATGAAGCAATTTCTGGACGGGATTACCCGACGGTGCAAGGGATTATGGTATTTTTCGCCACTATTGTGGTAATCGCAAGTATTGCCATTGATATTGTTAATGCTTTGATTGACCCCCGTATTCGGTACTAA
- the gnd gene encoding decarboxylating NADP(+)-dependent phosphogluconate dehydrogenase, giving the protein MTQRTFGVIGLAVMGENLALNVESRGFPIAVYNRTAAKTEKFMAERAQGKDVKAAYSLQEFVQALERPRKILVMVKAGKPVDAVIEQLKPLLEPGDMIIDGGNSLYQDTERRTKDLEATGLGFVGMGVSGGEEGALNGPSLMPGGTSSAYKDLEPILVKIAAQVDDGPCVTYIGPGGAGHYVKMAHNGIEYGDMQLIAEAYDVLKNALGLDHKQLHEVFAEWNTTDELNSFLIEITADIFKYIDPETNGPLVEMILDAAGQKGTGRWTVVSSLELGVSIPTIYAAVNARVISSFKDQRVAAAKEITGPVGKYDGDVKAFITKVRDALYCSKMCSYAQGMALLSRASEEFNYNLNLSEVARIWKGGCIIRAGFLDKIKNAFNQNPQLPNLLLAPEFKQTILDRQEGWREVLAVSNKLGIPVPAFSASLDYFDSYRRDRLPQNLTQAQRDYFGAHTYERLDKPRGEFFHTDWMGLSSQG; this is encoded by the coding sequence ATGACACAACGGACCTTTGGGGTAATTGGTTTGGCTGTAATGGGGGAAAACCTCGCGCTTAATGTAGAAAGTCGTGGTTTCCCAATCGCAGTATACAACCGGACTGCTGCCAAAACCGAGAAATTTATGGCTGAGCGAGCTCAGGGCAAGGATGTGAAAGCCGCTTATTCCTTGCAAGAGTTTGTTCAAGCTCTGGAGCGACCCCGCAAAATCCTAGTGATGGTGAAAGCAGGGAAGCCAGTTGATGCAGTTATTGAGCAACTCAAACCTCTCCTAGAGCCAGGAGATATGATCATTGATGGTGGCAATTCTCTGTACCAAGATACCGAGCGGCGGACCAAGGATTTAGAAGCCACAGGATTGGGATTTGTTGGCATGGGCGTCAGTGGTGGTGAAGAAGGAGCGCTCAATGGTCCGAGTTTAATGCCTGGTGGTACTTCATCGGCATACAAGGATTTAGAACCAATTTTGGTCAAAATTGCGGCTCAGGTTGATGATGGTCCCTGTGTGACCTACATTGGTCCCGGTGGTGCTGGTCACTACGTTAAGATGGCACACAATGGCATTGAGTATGGCGACATGCAACTAATTGCTGAAGCCTACGATGTACTGAAAAATGCCTTGGGACTAGATCACAAGCAGCTACATGAGGTATTTGCTGAATGGAACACCACTGATGAGCTAAATTCCTTTTTGATTGAAATTACAGCAGATATCTTCAAATACATTGATCCAGAAACGAATGGACCGTTAGTGGAGATGATTCTTGATGCTGCTGGACAAAAGGGAACTGGACGGTGGACTGTAGTTAGTTCCCTAGAACTAGGGGTTTCAATTCCTACCATCTACGCTGCAGTCAATGCTCGTGTCATTTCCTCTTTCAAGGATCAGCGGGTAGCAGCAGCTAAGGAAATCACTGGTCCTGTGGGCAAGTATGATGGGGATGTCAAAGCATTTATTACCAAAGTCCGGGATGCTCTCTATTGCTCTAAGATGTGTTCCTATGCTCAGGGGATGGCACTCTTGAGTCGGGCATCGGAAGAGTTTAACTATAATCTGAACTTGAGTGAAGTTGCCCGGATTTGGAAAGGAGGTTGTATCATTCGAGCTGGCTTCTTGGATAAGATTAAGAATGCCTTCAACCAAAATCCCCAACTCCCCAATCTGTTGTTAGCTCCTGAGTTTAAGCAAACCATTTTGGATCGTCAGGAGGGTTGGCGAGAAGTGCTAGCGGTATCAAACAAATTAGGGATTCCAGTCCCTGCTTTTAGTGCATCCCTAGATTATTTCGACAGTTACCGACGCGATCGCTTACCCCAAAACCTGACCCAAGCCCAGCGCGACTACTTTGGTGCTCATACCTACGAGCGCCTGGATAAACCCAGGGGTGAGTTTTTCCACACCGATTGGATGGGATTGAGTTCACAAGGGTAG
- a CDS encoding efflux RND transporter periplasmic adaptor subunit — protein sequence MTRNTLDERRSQLNGSGTITQPDHQQKSQLNGSGTTITQPDQQPLHQANHQQEDSASSLPSSGTSESQSPLSSGAGTLVMAMGIGIMLTFLGMRLIGTAPKVQKTDSPVETAETPAAVPSAETPAAVPSAVPAQTVTVADVKTTTVNRTLEAIGSVAAFEEIRVKSQATGLQIKQVLVREGEFVKAGQVMVRLDNAVLQAQLAQAQATVAQAEARLAELKAGTRSEEKAQARARLDQAQARLRQAQASIPRQIDQAKAQVASAEAQLSLAKRRFESQKKLIAEGAISQDRYNEVESQYFSAQANLSEAQQRLEQARNTNSPEIAQLEAAVVEAQQQLQQRLAGYRPEVIAQAEAQLAREKAQVQLVMARLNDTQVVAPVSGKVATRNARVGDITSSSETLFTIIEKARLELLLRVPETQLSQIQIGQPVEISSRGDSSLKLSGTVREIDPIVDQQSRQALVKVDLPNSGSLLPGMFLRGSITISSTTGLTIPSKAVLPQADTSTIVYRLEANNTVKAQPVVMGELLPSGQVEINSGLSPSDRIVLKGAAFLKDGDPVQVLDTQ from the coding sequence ATGACCCGAAACACTTTAGATGAACGGAGATCTCAGCTAAATGGCTCTGGCACTATCACTCAGCCAGATCACCAACAGAAATCTCAGCTGAATGGCTCTGGCACTACTATCACTCAGCCAGATCAACAACCATTACACCAAGCTAATCACCAACAGGAGGATTCAGCCTCATCATTACCCAGCTCCGGGACTAGTGAATCCCAAAGCCCCTTGTCATCAGGAGCAGGTACTTTAGTGATGGCCATGGGTATAGGCATTATGCTGACCTTCCTAGGAATGCGATTGATCGGGACAGCTCCAAAGGTTCAAAAAACCGATTCCCCTGTTGAAACTGCTGAAACCCCTGCAGCTGTCCCTTCTGCTGAAACCCCTGCGGCTGTCCCCTCTGCTGTACCTGCTCAAACTGTTACGGTGGCAGACGTAAAAACCACCACAGTTAACCGTACTCTAGAAGCTATTGGTAGTGTTGCTGCTTTTGAGGAGATTAGGGTCAAATCCCAAGCAACGGGTTTACAGATTAAACAGGTACTGGTTAGAGAAGGGGAATTTGTCAAGGCAGGACAAGTAATGGTCAGGCTAGATAATGCTGTGCTTCAGGCACAGTTAGCTCAAGCTCAGGCAACAGTTGCCCAAGCTGAAGCCCGTTTAGCAGAACTCAAAGCAGGGACACGCTCAGAAGAAAAAGCCCAAGCTAGAGCTCGTCTCGACCAAGCCCAAGCTCGTCTAAGACAGGCTCAAGCCAGTATTCCTAGACAGATTGACCAAGCTAAAGCCCAAGTGGCATCTGCTGAAGCACAGTTGAGTCTTGCTAAACGTCGCTTCGAGAGCCAGAAAAAATTGATTGCCGAAGGAGCCATTTCCCAAGACCGCTATAATGAGGTGGAAAGTCAATATTTCAGTGCTCAAGCGAATTTATCTGAAGCCCAACAACGCCTTGAGCAAGCACGAAACACCAACTCCCCAGAAATTGCCCAGTTAGAAGCCGCTGTAGTAGAAGCGCAACAGCAGCTCCAGCAAAGATTAGCTGGTTACCGTCCAGAAGTAATTGCTCAAGCCGAAGCTCAACTGGCTAGAGAAAAGGCACAAGTCCAGTTAGTGATGGCGCGACTGAACGATACCCAAGTGGTGGCACCAGTCAGTGGCAAAGTAGCCACTAGAAATGCCCGTGTCGGTGATATTACCTCTTCCTCAGAAACACTCTTTACCATTATCGAAAAGGCGCGTTTGGAACTGTTATTAAGGGTACCCGAAACCCAACTGTCCCAAATCCAGATTGGACAACCAGTAGAAATATCCTCTAGAGGAGATAGCAGCCTAAAGCTTTCTGGAACAGTACGAGAAATCGACCCGATAGTTGATCAGCAGTCTCGTCAAGCTCTGGTGAAAGTAGATTTACCCAATTCCGGTAGCTTGCTACCAGGGATGTTTTTACGAGGCTCCATCACCATCTCATCAACTACTGGTTTAACCATACCATCCAAAGCAGTATTGCCCCAAGCCGACACTAGCACCATCGTTTACCGACTCGAAGCAAATAACACTGTTAAAGCACAGCCAGTGGTCATGGGAGAACTGCTCCCTAGTGGGCAAGTGGAAATCAATAGTGGTTTATCCCCAAGCGATCGCATTGTACTCAAAGGTGCTGCTTTCCTCAAAGACGGCGATCCCGTCCAAGTCTTAGACACTCAATAA
- the asnB gene encoding asparagine synthase (glutamine-hydrolyzing), whose translation MGSIVGIFTATDQHLDRNLLLRMRNAIAYSGSDDSYLDIKPEDGVALGYVPLITRDNRADSYKPMWNSNHTKVVVFSGTILNCREIRDELETLGFHVQSNRETEVLLKGYEAWGTEVVHKLNGTFAFAIWDRSVGKLWLARDRFGEQPLYYFFDQLHSTFIFASELKAILEHPVVSKAVDPQGLQSYLVFGYIPSPLSLVKGVKKLQPAHSLIIEAGKTPQLHRYWQLKQIATLQSTPEAEIRDNLRSRFELAVKRRLDRNSDFSPAALLSGGLDSTLVVGMMSKLSKEPVHTFSTAFEIGSVDAEIWNTNPNQCNSDADVAKAVSAHFGTKHNQLMISGRQDLIGTLRRCVRNYGEPHGNQINVTMVLLAEWLKEQGIAVVMTGDGSDAILGGEPRHLLDMQISLLQKLPKWLRNLAYANRNKWPVKDHFNPTAFRRVDLAPLTVERLSTWFTYGKGEFNQLLQGEYATDTGVIDSIYQELLKSLLSNNHITSNHDALLYMDLKLDIEESNRIKTYKTSTPAGFESLTPFLDYQFVEYAMSIPFARKVGWKKDKQLLRETFSDLLPKVVKKRKKYGWRSPFGSWIKDYIWEDVCASIKTLPETGIFKPEVCNLIQDYKPGNSRQLWSLLTFAIWHQEFMQ comes from the coding sequence ATGGGTAGTATAGTTGGCATTTTCACAGCTACAGATCAGCATCTTGATCGGAACTTGCTTCTGCGCATGCGTAATGCAATTGCCTATAGTGGTTCTGATGACAGTTATTTAGACATTAAACCAGAGGATGGAGTGGCTCTAGGTTATGTTCCCCTGATCACGAGAGACAATCGCGCTGATAGCTATAAGCCAATGTGGAACTCTAACCATACAAAGGTCGTTGTCTTCAGTGGTACAATTCTCAACTGCCGAGAAATCAGAGACGAGTTGGAAACATTGGGGTTTCATGTCCAATCTAATCGTGAAACTGAAGTGTTACTGAAGGGATACGAAGCTTGGGGAACAGAGGTTGTTCATAAGCTCAATGGTACATTTGCTTTTGCTATTTGGGACCGCTCTGTTGGAAAGCTGTGGTTAGCGAGAGACAGATTTGGGGAGCAACCACTATATTACTTCTTCGATCAGCTACACTCTACTTTTATTTTTGCTTCAGAACTCAAGGCAATCCTAGAACACCCTGTTGTTTCCAAAGCTGTAGACCCTCAAGGGTTGCAATCCTACCTGGTTTTTGGATACATTCCTTCTCCCTTGAGCCTAGTTAAGGGGGTAAAAAAGCTACAACCTGCTCATAGTTTAATCATTGAAGCTGGAAAAACACCGCAGCTACATCGCTATTGGCAACTCAAGCAAATCGCAACATTGCAAAGTACGCCAGAAGCAGAAATAAGAGACAATCTTCGCTCGCGGTTTGAGTTGGCGGTAAAGCGTCGCTTAGATCGCAACAGTGATTTTTCTCCCGCAGCACTTCTGAGTGGTGGTTTAGACTCTACCCTGGTTGTGGGGATGATGAGCAAACTCTCAAAAGAACCAGTTCACACCTTTTCTACAGCCTTTGAAATTGGTTCTGTTGATGCTGAAATCTGGAACACAAATCCGAATCAGTGTAACTCTGATGCTGATGTTGCTAAGGCAGTGAGTGCCCATTTTGGTACCAAACATAATCAGCTGATGATCTCTGGGAGACAAGATTTAATCGGCACACTGCGGCGTTGTGTGAGAAATTATGGTGAGCCTCATGGTAACCAGATTAACGTCACCATGGTCTTGCTGGCTGAATGGCTTAAGGAGCAAGGAATTGCAGTAGTAATGACTGGGGATGGCAGTGATGCCATCTTGGGAGGTGAGCCGCGCCATCTATTAGATATGCAGATTAGCCTCTTGCAAAAATTACCTAAGTGGTTGCGCAACTTAGCCTATGCCAACAGAAACAAATGGCCAGTGAAAGATCACTTTAATCCTACAGCTTTTAGAAGAGTTGACTTAGCACCCTTAACTGTAGAAAGATTAAGTACTTGGTTTACCTACGGCAAGGGAGAATTTAATCAGCTCTTACAGGGAGAATACGCTACAGATACCGGAGTCATAGACTCGATATATCAGGAACTATTAAAAAGTTTGCTCTCCAACAATCACATTACTAGCAACCACGATGCCCTGCTCTACATGGATTTGAAGTTGGATATTGAAGAATCAAATCGCATCAAGACATATAAAACAAGTACGCCAGCAGGTTTTGAATCCCTGACTCCTTTTTTAGATTACCAATTTGTTGAATATGCCATGTCTATTCCCTTTGCCAGGAAAGTGGGCTGGAAAAAAGATAAGCAACTGCTGAGAGAAACGTTTTCAGATTTATTGCCAAAAGTAGTAAAAAAGCGGAAAAAGTATGGTTGGCGATCGCCTTTTGGATCTTGGATAAAAGATTATATCTGGGAAGATGTTTGCGCGTCAATTAAAACGTTGCCTGAAACAGGTATTTTTAAACCGGAAGTTTGTAACTTGATACAAGACTACAAACCTGGTAACAGCCGTCAACTTTGGTCGTTGCTAACTTTTGCCATCTGGCACCAAGAATTTATGCAATGA
- a CDS encoding nucleoside hydrolase: MLHSDMRKFLIDTDTASDDAVALLMAHRWPDVQVEAITIVSGNVPVEQGAKNALYTLEMCGASTPVYLGCPKPMLRPCHYAHGFHGEDGMGNMHYPEPQAKPQVDHGVDVIIDTIKSNPGEITLVTLGPLTNIAIALLRAPEIASLVQRCVIMGGAANVVGNVTPAAEYNIWVDPDAAKIVFHSGMPMEMVGWELSRGEAALLPDEIAQIKNLGTGLARFAVDCNTSALEASVKIQDSPGLTLADPVAMTVALDPTIITRQGKYYVEVETVSELTRGQTVVDELGVLNQTPNMTVIWSIDAPRWKEHLYRCLG, from the coding sequence ATGCTACATTCAGATATGCGGAAATTCCTGATTGATACCGATACCGCTTCCGATGATGCCGTTGCACTCCTGATGGCACATCGTTGGCCAGATGTCCAGGTTGAAGCTATCACTATAGTTAGTGGAAATGTGCCTGTGGAACAGGGAGCAAAAAACGCCCTCTATACCCTCGAGATGTGCGGCGCATCCACTCCTGTCTACCTTGGCTGCCCTAAACCCATGCTCCGCCCATGCCACTATGCTCACGGGTTCCATGGTGAAGATGGTATGGGGAACATGCACTACCCTGAGCCCCAGGCTAAACCCCAGGTAGATCATGGTGTGGATGTGATCATCGATACTATTAAGAGCAATCCTGGGGAAATTACCTTAGTTACCTTAGGACCACTGACTAATATTGCGATCGCATTACTCCGTGCCCCAGAAATAGCCTCCCTAGTCCAGCGTTGCGTGATCATGGGTGGAGCCGCTAATGTTGTGGGCAACGTCACTCCAGCTGCGGAATATAACATTTGGGTAGACCCAGATGCCGCTAAAATTGTCTTTCACAGTGGCATGCCCATGGAAATGGTCGGTTGGGAATTAAGCCGTGGTGAGGCAGCATTGCTCCCCGATGAGATCGCACAAATCAAAAACTTAGGCACAGGATTAGCACGTTTTGCTGTAGACTGCAATACTAGCGCCTTAGAAGCCAGTGTTAAGATTCAAGATTCCCCTGGCTTAACCCTTGCAGATCCTGTAGCCATGACAGTGGCTCTCGACCCAACCATCATAACCAGGCAAGGTAAATACTACGTGGAGGTAGAAACAGTAAGCGAACTCACCCGTGGTCAAACTGTAGTGGATGAGCTGGGAGTACTCAACCAAACACCAAACATGACTGTAATCTGGTCTATCGACGCACCCCGATGGAAAGAACATTTATACCGTTGCTTGGGATAA